A segment of the Sphingomonas kaistensis genome:
AAATAGCTGTCGACCCAGCGATTGAGGTCGGCGGGGTCGAAATTGCCGCTGACCACCAGCACCGCATTGTCGGGGCGATAGTAGGTCGCGTGGAAAGCGCGGACGTCGCCGATGGTGGCGGCGTCCAGCTCCTCGATGCTGCCGATACCGGGGCGGGCGTAGGGGTGCCGCTGGTAACTGGTCAGCGGGATATAGTGCTGGAACAGCTTGCCATAGGGCCGCGCAAGTCCGGTCCGCAGCTCCTCCTTCACCACGTCGCGTTCGGGTTTGAAGTTGGCGTCGTCGACCACCAGGCTGCCCATCCGGTCGGCTTCGGCCCACAGCAGTCGCTGGAGGTGGTTGGCCGGCACCGTCTCGTAGTAATTGGTGTAGTCGTCCGCCGTGCTGGCGTTGTTGAACCCACCGACGTCCTCGGTCATCCGGTCCATCTGCTCGGGCACCATGTTGCGGGTGGCCTTGAACATCAGATGCTCGAACAGGTGAGCGAAGCCCGACCGCCCGCGCGGATCGTCCTTGGAGCCGACGTCGTACCACACCTGCACCGACACGTTGGGGCTGGCGGTGTCGCGCAGCGCATAGACGCGCAGGCCGTTGGCGAGCTTGCGCTCGGTGTAGTCGAGCGCCGGAATGGCATTGGTCGTCTGGGCGGCTGCGGGAAGCGCCTGGACGGCGGTTCCAGCAAGCAGAAGGGCGGCAAGCAGGCGGGTCGATGAGGGCAAGGGACGAACTCCGGTGACGCGTTGGGCCGAGCGTGAGGCGGCGGCCTGACGGCGTCAAGCAACGCTTCGACCAGCGGCAGGCAGGCGGATACGGCCAACGGTCCAGCCGGGGGGAGCCGACCGGCGCGCGGCTCGTTCACCGGACATGACGCAAGGCCCCACGCCGACCTGTGAGCGGTTCCAAGAGTGGCTTGGCAGCGTGCCAGGCCCGCCGCTGATCCTCGGCCATTTCGATGCCGATGGGCTGGCGGCGGTGGCGATCCTCGCGCGCTCCATTCCAGGCGCCGAGGTGCGGCTGGTCGGCAAGGGTGAGACGCCGTGGACCGACGCCGTGCGCGCCGAGCTGGAAGGGCGCCGCCCGCCAGCGATCATCGCTACCGACCTTGGCGTACGCGAGGGGGATATCCTGCCCGGCACGCCCGCCTGCCTGATCGACCACCACGTGCCGACTGGCACGCCGGGCGAGGCTCTGGTGCTGAGCGGCAACGGCGACGAGCCCGAGCCGACCTCCGCCCTGCTCGCTTTCTGGGCCTGCGGAAGTCCCGACGGGCTGCTGTGGCTCGCCGCCATCGGGCTGATCGGCGACATGGCCGAGGACAAGGGCTTTGCCGAGTTGGAAGCGGCGCAGAAGCGCTACGGCAAGACCGCGCTCCGCAACGCCGTCAGCCTGGTCAACGCACCGCGCCGCACCGCCGCTGCCGACGCCAGCCCGGCGCTTGCGCTGCTGATGACGTGCGACAGCCCCAAGGAGCTGCTTTCAGGCACCCATCCCGAGACTGCGCTTCTCCTTGCCGCCAAGGAGGAAGTGAAGGCGGAGATGGAGCTCGCCCGCCGGGTCGCGCCCAGGGTGCGGGGTGAGGTCGCTTTGATCCCGCTCGACAGCCCGTGCCAGGTCCATCCGCTGATCGCACAGCAGTGGCGCACGCGGCTCAAGGACAAGGTCGTGATCGCCGCCAACAAGGCCTACCGCCCGGGCTGGGTCCACTTTGCCGCCCGCACCGGGGCCGGCCACGACCTCATCCGTTTCTTCGCCGAGCGTCGGCCCGACGGGGTCGGCACCGAATATGGCAGCGGCCACAAGGCCGCGAGCGGCGGGGCGCTGCGGATTGCGGACTGGAACCGCTTCGTCGCCGACCTCGGCTTTCCAGAGGAGCAGATTGCGTGACAACCGACCCCAACCGCCCCCTTCGCCTCGGCTTTCCGGTCAAGGTGATGGGCGTCCCCGGCCTCAAGTCGAGCGACACCCGCCGCTGGCAAAAGGACCCGCACCTCAAGTGCAGCCTCGAGCATCTCGACCTCGTCCTCGACTATCTCAAGAAGGTCGAGATCGACATGTACCGGTTGTCCTCGGACATCGCACCCTATGCGACCCATCCCGACATGCCGCAGTTCCACAGACAAGTGGAGGAAAGCGACGCCGAACTGGTGGCGTTCGGCAAGAAGGCGCGGGAGCTCGATATCCGTCTGTCCTTCCACCCGTCGCAATATGTGCTGTTGAACAGCCCCAACCCGGAGCTGACGCGCAAGAGCATCTGGGATTTGTCGAGCCAGGCCGAGATGCTTGACCGCATGGGTTGCGGGCCGGAGGCGGTGCTGGTGACCCATGTCGGCGGGGTCTATGACGACCGCGAGGCGGCGCGGGCGCGCTGGCTCGACGGCTATGCGCAATGCCCCGAGCATGTGCAGCGCCGGCTGGTGCTGGAGAATGACGACATCCGCTTCTCCGCCGCCGACGTGCTGTGGATCACCGAGCGCTGCGGAGTCCGCTGCGTGTTCGACTACCAGCATTTCTGGTGCCTCAATCCCGAGAGGCTCGACATGCGCGACACGTTCGAGAAGTTCCTCGCCACCTGGCCCGACGGCGTGCGTCCCAAGATGCATTTCTCCTCGCCCCGCACCGAGCTGCGCGAGGTGAAGCGCAAGATCACGCCCAAGCAGCGCGAGGCGGCGATGGCTGGCAAGGCGGCCAAGTCCAAGGAGCTGACGCGCGCCCCGGTCAAGGCGACCGCCCGGGTCAAGACCGTGCTCCTGCCGCCGATCTGGACCGGGCACAGCGACTTCACCAACCCATTCGAGTTCGCGACCTTCATGCGTACCATGGAGGGGCTCGAGTTCGACGTGATGATGGAAGGCAAGGCCAAGGACGTCTCGATCATCAAGCTTCGTCCCGACCTCCTCCGCTATGCCCCCGACGTCGCGGCGCGATTCGGAATCCATCCCGACGACGCGGAAGAGATGGCAGCGGCGGAAAAGGCGCTGGAGGACGGCGTCGGGGCCGAGCAGGAGCCGGACGTCGACGAAGGCGGGCTGGTCGCCGCGCCCGAGGAGGAGATGGCCTGAGCCTCGCCAGGCTGTTGCGGCAAAGCCGCGATCGCCGCCAAACCCGGCCTTTCGCGCCCGCGGCACGACCTTAAGCACTCGATAACCTTTGCGTTCCTATTATGGTTAACGATAGCAAAAAAGGTGCAGAAACAATGGCGCGTTTGATCCTGACCGAGCCTGGCGAAGACGTCGACGTGGGCGGCAACGTCACGGTGATCGGCACCACCAGCGGGGGTGAGGTGATCACCATCATCCGCGGCAACGTGGTCCTCGATCCGTCCTTCAATGCCGGCGGGGACACCGTCCGCCTGCAGGATCTGGCGTCCACCTTCACCGTCCGCATCTCGGGTGCCAATGCCGTGCTGATCGGCGCCACCTCGTCCGTCACCATCCCGATCGGGTCGTCCGGGCTGCAGGTGGCGTTCGACGACGTGATCCGGACGCTCCGCTTCGACACCGCGCTCGGCGTTGCCAAGCTTGGCGACCAGACAATCACCATCAGCGAAACCGGCGTCATTCCGGTCGGTGCCACCGGGCAGTTGCTCGGGACAGAAGGCAACGACATCCTGAACGGCACTGCCGGGAACGACGTCATCGACGGGCTGGGCGGTAACGACACCATCAACGGGCTCGGCGGCGACGATTTCATCCGCGGCGGGCTCGGCGACGACACGCTGTCGGGCGGCGCGGGCGACGACCAGATCATCGGCGGCGCCGGAAACGACCGGATCATCGACGACGAGGGGACCTATGCGGTGCTCGACGGCGGCACCGGCAACGACCACATCAGCGTCAACAACCTCGCCATCACCTCGCTCAACGTGACCGGCGGGGAAGGCGACGACCTCATCGAACTGACGCTCGGCACCGCCGGCTTCGCGATCGTCAGCGGCGGCAACGGCGCCGACCGGGTGGTCGTCAGCAGCGGTCAGGGCATGGAAGTCAGCGTCTCGCTCGGTGCCGGCCGCGACGAGCTCGTGCTTCCCGCCGGATCGCTCGGCAATGGCAATTTCGGCTTCACCATCGTGCGCGACTTCGAAGTCGGCTCGAACGGCGACAAGGTCGACCTCGCCAGCGCGCTGAACGGCTATCTCACCAATTACACGCCGGGCAGCAATCCCTTCGCCAGCGGGCACCTGCGTTTGATCGATTTCTTCGGAAACGCCTACCTGCAGGTCGACCGCGATGGCGCGGCGGGGCCGAACACCACCTTCAGCGACCTCATCAACTTCGCCGGAATCGACAAGAATGCGCTGACCGCCGCCAACTTCAACGGGTTCGATCCCGCCGCGAGCATCGCTTCCGCGTCGGTTTCCAGCCTGGGCTTCGCCGCCGAGTCCGAGCCCGAGCCGGTCGCCGTGGCGCCGACCGAGTATATCGGTCACTTCGACTATTCGCCGCCGCAGCATCTCGGATCGCTGATCGACCACGGAGGCTATTTCTTCCTGGTCTGACCGACCGCCCGGTGTCCGGCAGCACGTAACGCCGCGCGACATTGCGAAGCACCGCCAACCTGCCCTAAGCTCCCGCTGCCGATCTGAGTGTCCAGTAGCGGGAGCACTCCACGATGGCGCGCGTCATTCTCACCCAGGCCGGCGAAGACGTCGATGTCGGCGGCGATCTTTCTGTCATCGGCACCCTGTCGGGGGGCGAGGTGATCACCATCCTGCGCGGAACGGTCACGCTCGACCCGTCCTTCAACGCCGGCGGCGACACCGTGAGGCTGCCGGACGACGCCGGTTTCTACACCGTCCGGCTGGTCGGCGCCGCCGCCATCCTCACCGGGCTCGGCCTGTCGGTCAGCATCCCGGTCGGAAGCGCCGGGCTGCAGGTCAGCTTCAACGATGTCAGTCGCACGTTGCTGTTCGACAGCGCCTCGTCGCGGGTGAAGCTTGGCGACCAGATCGTTACCTCGACCAGTGCCAAGGTCGCCCCGGCTGGCGGCTTTCCGACCCTCACCGGCACCGAAGGCCCGGATGTCATCAGCGGGACCGAGGGCGCGGACGTGATCGACGGACTGGGCGGTGCCGACCGGATCAACGGCGGACCGGGCAACGACGTCCTGCGCGGCGGGGCAGGCGGCGACGATCTCGACGGCTCGTTCGGCAGCGACCAGCTGTATGGCGGGCCGGGCGACGACCGGATCTACGACGACGAGGGCGCGTCGGCCTATCTCGACGGCGGCACCGGCAACGACTGGTTGAGCGTGATGAACGTCGCGGGCACGCGGTTCGACCTGATCGGCGGCGACGGCGACGACCTGATCGAGGCAGTGGTGGGGCTGGTCGGGAATGCGGTGATCGACGGGGGTGCAGGCGCCGACCGGCTGGTCCTGCTCAGCCTCGGGATGCCGATTGCAGCGACCCTTGGCAGCGGTCGCGACCAGCTGGTGCTGGGCGAATATGCGCTCGATGAAGGGCAGTTCGGGGTCGTCACCGTGGCCGACTTCCAGCCGGGGGCCTTTGGCGACACGGTGGAATTCCTGCGCGCCCTGTCGACCACCACCTTGAACTGGGACCAGAGTGGCAACCCGTTCGCCTCGGGCCACTTGTGGCTGATCGACCGCGAGGGATCGGCGGTGCTGCAGCTCGATCGCGACGGCACCGCTTCGGCGCACGGTTTCCGCGACGTGATCATCTTCTCGGGCGTGAGCGCGGCAAGCTTCACACGGGAAAATATGGAAGGCTTCGATCCCCGGCCGGCAGCCCAGCAGGGTCACGCCAGCGACATCGCGATCGAGGCGCCGCACCCATCGATGATCGCGCTGGAAATTCAGGCTTTTGCGTAAGCCTCGTCCGAGGCGGTGGCGGGTGGTGCCCAGAGCCGGGATCGAACCAGCGACACTGCGATTTTCAGTCGCATGCTCTACCAACTGAGCTATCTGGGCCCACAACGCTTGCGGGCAGGCCCGAAGGCCGTGCGAGCGGCTCCCTAACGGGCCCCTTCGTCGCTGTCCAGCCCGGGATCGGCGGGCGGGCCCGGAATGCGATACCCTTCGCCAAGCCATTGCAGCAGGTCGCGATCCTTGCAGCCGCGGCTGCAGAAGGGGGCGTGGTCCTGATGCGCCGGCTTGGCGCAAAGCGGGCAGGGTTTAAGCTTGGCTGGCATGGCCGCCGGAGATGGCGAGGGCGGCGTTCTCGCGCAAGGTGACATTGCCCCCGACCTGACGGCCGAGTTGCTCCAGCCATTCCGGACGAAGCGCGGCGGCGACTGCCGGGTGGCAGTCCAGCCTGACCAATCCGACCAGTCTCGCTGCCTGTCGCAAGAGTGCGCGCGCTTCGAAGCCGGGCCGGTCGGCGGCGAGTTCGAACAGGCTCGGGAAGCGGCGGGGGCGGACGATCTGGAGGAAGCCGAAGCCGTTGACCGCGGTCCGCTCGAACGGTTTTTCCAGCCCCGCATCGACCATCTCCCCGATCCGCTGCCGGACCTCGCGTCCGGAAACGGTCGGGAAGTCGATCCCGATCGACCCGCCGATCGCATGTCGCCGGATCGCCGCCGCCGCTGCCTTCGCTGCGGCCTCGGCAAGGTCGGCCGGGCGGCCAACGCCATCGACGTCGATCAGGGTCATGGCCGGGGTCACCGACACCCGCAGCGTCCCACCGGGAAAGGCGATCAGCCCGCTGCGCGCTTCTTCCAGCAGGTCGGACCAGCCGGCCCGTTCCAGCACGTCGTCGGGATTGGGAAAGGGCAGCGATTCGGAATCCGGAGCAAGCGTCGCGGCCCCGGCTTCGACCACCCGGGCGAGCGGGCGCTTCCACGGCTCGCCGCCAGGGATCGGCTCGCGGGTCACCTCTATCCAGGCGCTTGCCCCTTCAGGCAGCCCTCCGGCACCGCCCGGCAGCAGGAATTCGACCTGCCCGTCGCTGGCCAGCGCCTGGGGCCGTACCGCCCTTATCCGCGCCTGGCGGAGCTCACCGGCGGAGGGCGTGCCTTCGAGATGGATGCGGGCGTCGGTGATCTCGTCGCCTGCGATTCGGACGAAGCGCCGCTCGCCGATACCCTGCTCTGTGAGCCACTCAGTCACGGGGCCACTCAGGCAAGCGGATAGCCCGCGGCCTTCAGCAGGTGGCGGGTTTCGGCCAGGGGCAAGCCGACCACGTTGGACCAGCTGCCCGCCATGAACCGGACATAGACCTCGCCATAGCCCTGCAGCGCATAACCGCCGGCCTTGCCGCGCCACTCGCCGTGGCCGGCATAAAAGTCGATCTCCTCCGCCGAAAGGTTCTTCATCGCGATCACCGTCTCGACCAGCCGCGTGCGCAGTTTCTGCCGCGGCGCGGCCAGCGCAACCCCGGTCAGCACCTTGTGGCGGCGCCCCGACAGCAACGTCATGCATTCGCGCAGCGTCGCCTCGTCCTCGACCTTGGGGAGGATCCGCCGGCCGACCGCGACCACGGTGTCGGCGGCGAGCACCAGTGCATCGGGCTCGAGCGCGGCCACCGCAGCGGCCTTCTCGCTCGCCAGGCGCAGGGCGTGCGGGCGGGGTAGCTCACCCTCGGCCGGTTCTTCGTCGATGTCGGCGGGGCGGATCGCGTCCGGCGTCACCCCGATGCGGGCAAGCAGGTCGACCCGGCGCGGGCTCGCCGAGGCGAGGACCAGGCGCATGGGCGCGCCTTAGCCGGTGTAGCCGGGCGGGCCCCCGCGGCCGGGCATGAAGCGGTAGGTGATGCGACCCTTGGTCAGGTCGTACGGGGTCAGTTCGACCAGCACTTCGTCGCCGGTCAGCACGCGGATGCGGTTCTTGCGCATCTTGCCGGCGGTGTGCCCCAGAATTTCGTGGCCATTCTCGAGTTCGACGCGGAACATCGCATTGGGGAGCAGTTCGACCACCCGCCCGCGCATCTCGAGAAGTTCTTCCTTGGCCATGCAGATCCTTTAAGTATGTGATTGATGTTTGGGCGCGCCCTTAGCCGGGGAAGCGGCGAAAGTATAGGCGAGGACTAGTCGACCGCTTTTTCGCGGCGTGCCTTGCGGGTCACCAGCAGCTTGTCGATCTTGCGGCCGTCGAGGTCGACGATCTCGAACCGCCAGCCGTCATGGTCGAAATGCTCGCCGGTTTCGGGCAGGTGCTTGAGCACCGCCAGCGCGAAGCCCGCGACGGTCGAGAAGTCGCGCTCGACCGACAGGTTGATGCCGAGCCGGTCCTCGAGGCAGTCGGCGGTGGCCGAACCGCTGATCAGCCAGCTGCCGTCCTCGCGCTCGACCAGCGGGGGATCGTCGTCCTCGATATCGCTCGCGAAGGCGCCGGCCAGCGCGGCGAGGATCGAGCCGGGGGTGACGATCCCGTCGAGATGGCCATATTCGTCATGCACCAGCGCCAATGGTACTTCGGCGGAACGAAGCACGCTCAGCGCGTCCATCGCGTCCATCACGTCGGGAATGACGGGCGCCTTGCGGGTCAGCGCGCGCAAGTCGAGCGGACGCCCCTCGAGCATCGCGTCGAGCATGTCGCGGGTCTGGATCACGCCGACGATCGCCTCGATCGACCCTTCGGCGACCGGGAGCCGGCTGTGCGGGGTGTCGGCCAGCGCCTCGCGGATTTCCTGGGGGGAGCTGTCGATGTCGATCCAGTCGACCTCGGTCCGCGGGGTCATCACCTCGCGCACCGGGCGATCGGCGAGACGGACGATGCCGCTGATGATCGCCCGCTCCGATTCCTCCAGCACGCCCGCGGTCTGCGCCTCGGCGACCACCAGGTGCAGTTCCTCGGCGGTGACATGGTCGCGATTTTCGCGGTTCAAGCCGAGCAGCTTGAAGATACCCGCGCTGCTCTGGTCGAGGATCCACACGAACGGCGCGGTGAGCTTGCTCAGCCACAGCATCGGCCGGGCCATGATCACCGCGATCGGCTCGGGCGTGCGCAGCGCGAATTGCTTGGGCACCAGTTCGCCGACCACCACCGAGGCGAAGGTGGTGAGCACGATCACCAGCCCGAGCCCGACCGTGACCGACGTCTCCGCATCGAGGCCGAGCCACTCCAGCCGCTGCGACACCGGAGTGCCGAGGCGCGAGCCCGACAGCGCGCCGGTCAGGATGCCGATCAGCGTGATCCCGATCTGCACCGTCGACAGGAAGCGGCCGGGGTCGGCGGCGAGCTTCAGCGCGATCCGCGCGCCGCCGCTGCCACCCTTGGCGAGGCCCTTCAGCCGGGCCTCCCGCGCGGACACGATCGCCAGCTCGCTCATCGACATCACGCCGTTCAGAGCGATCAGCGCGAGGATCAGGACCAGGTCGAGCCAGGGGAAAGGGAGCAGGGTGCCGCTCATCGAGGGGTCAGCTTCTAGCCTTCATGGGTGGGGAGCGGCAAGCGCAGGGATCGTTGTGGTGCTGGAACATTCCACCCTTACTGCCGGTTTCATGTGCCTGCATATTTCCGTGAATCAACAAGAGGGAGTGACCTTGAACATGACCAAGGGCAAGAAACTGACGGTCGGCGTGATGGCCGCTTCGCTGCTGGCGACTACCGCCTGCACCACCAATCCCGAAACCGGCAACCGTCGGATCAGCCAGACCGGCCTCGGAGCGGTGCTGGGCGCCGCCGGTGGTTATCTTGTCGGTGACCTGCTTGGCGGGCGCAACAGCCGGACCGAGCAGATCATCGGCGCCGGCATCGGCGGCCTCGCGGGCGCTGCGGTCGGCCGCTACATGGACCAGCAGGAAGCCGAGCTTCGCCGCGAGACGGCGGGCACCGGCGTCGACGTCATCCGCCAGGGCGACGACCTGATCCTGCGCATGCCGAGCGGGATCACCTTCGCCTACAACCGCTACGACATCCAGCCGCAGTTCCAGTCGACCTTGAACGAGGTCGCGAGCACGCTGGCGCAGTACAACCAGAGCTACATCGACATCTACGGCCACACCGATTCGAGCGGTTCGGACGCCTACAACCAGACCCTGTCCGAGCGCCGCGCCGAATCGGTCGCGAGCTACCTCGCCAGCCGCGGCGTGGTCCGCGCCCGCATGGCCACGCGCGGCTTTGGCGAATCGCAGCTGCTGGTGAACCCGGAAGTGAGCGAAGCCGACCGCGCGGCCAATCGCCGCGTGGAAATCAAGGTCGTGCCGCTGCGTCAGTAAGCGCTGACTGCTGCAAGGACGGAGGGGTCGGCGAGCGGTCGTCGGCCCCTTTTTCCTGTCACCGCCGCTCCGCGAAGAAATGCCGCAGCATTGCCGCCGCTTCCTCTTCGCCGATTCCGCCCAGCACGTCGGGGCGATGATGGCAGGTCGGCTGGGCGAATAGGCGCGGGCCGTTGACGACTGCGCCGCCCTTGGGGTCCTCCGCGGCGAAGCGCAGTTCCTTGATCCGGGCCAGCGCGATCGCCCCGGCGCACATCGCGCAGGGCTCGAGGCTCACCCACAGGCTGCAGTCGTCGAGCCGGCTGGTGCCGAGCGCGGCGGCGGCCGCGCGGAGCGCGACCATCTCGGCATGGGCGGTGGGATCGCTTCCCGCGCGCATCCGGTTTCGGCCTTCGGCGACGATCTCGCCGCCGCGCGTCACCACTGCCCCGACCGGCACTTCGCCCGCAGCAGCGGCCTCGGCGGCGAGGTCGAGCGCGCGGCGCATGGCGGGTGGAAGCGGGAAGCCCATGCCTCCCGCTAGCGCCCCTCGGCTTACTGCGTCGAGTCGGTCGTCGCCGGCTGCTGGCCAGCGGGCTGGGCAGGGGCGGGCTGCGGCTGGGCCGAAGCATTGCCGTTGCCGCCCGGAGCGACGCGGATCTCGGGCACCGGAATGGTCGCCTTGCCGCTGCCGACCTCGATCCGGCCGGTCTGGACCTCGAACTCGGGCTTCTGGCCGCCCTTCACCACGACTCCGTCGCTTCCAACGGCGACCCCGGGGGCCTGCGCCGGTTGGGTCTGGTTGATGTTGACGAAGCCGGTCGCGACCAGCGCAATTGCGCCGACGATCAACAGCATGAGGACAAGGATGACGGCGCGCATCGGGTGGAAACTCCTGTTCGTTACGCCTCGGCAACGCACCACGTGCGACGGGGTTGCGGTTGACGCATTGCCGACGACTCGTTAGGTGGCGGCGCTTTCCGGGTGCTCCCAACGGGCGTGCCCTCGACCAATCACGGGATAGATCCAATGGCACGCGTGTGCGAGCTGACCGGCAAGGGCCGTCAGGTGGGCAACAATGTTTCCCACGCGAACAACAAGACCAAGCGGACGTTTCTGCCGAACCTGCAGAACGTGACGCTGATCAGCGACGAGCTCGGCAAGAGCGTCAAGCTGCGCGTCTCGACCCACGGCCTGCGTTCGGTCGAGCATGTCGGCGGCCTCGACAACTGGCTCAACAAAACCAGCGAAGAGAAGCTCGGCACCGAAGCCCGCAAGCTGAAGCGCGAGCTCGCCAAGAAGGCCAAGGCCGCGGACTGAGCCTTTCGGCCGGGCAGCCGTCCGGCCGTCAGCGTTCCGAACGACGATCAGGCTCCGGCTTCGGCTGGAGCCTTTGTCGTGTCCAGCGTCATCCGCAGCAGGACAGTGCGGCGCCATCCGTCACTGTCGGTGATCGCCCACATTTGTGTGCGGCCGTCGGCCAGGGGCTCGGCCGCCAGCCCCTCGACATTGTCGAACGGTCCCAGCGGCAGGGTCGCGAAGGACCGCAGACGGTAGCCGGCCCCCGCGCGCTCCAGCCAGGCCACGCGGTTGGTCAGGCCGCGCAGGCCGATTTCCCGAACCGCCGCCACCATTCGTCCATCCGGCAGGCGCACGGCGTCCGCGATCCCGCCGCTTGCGCCGGCCAGCGGTAGCAAAGCGGGAGAGGGGGAGCGGCCGACCTTCAACAACTCGCGCCCGCCCTCGTGCAGGAGTAGCAGGCTACCATCGGCAGGGTCGACGACCATCGCCTCGATGCCCTTGTTCTTTCGCCACCGCGCCGACGGCAGGCTCACCGGCAGCCGGACGGCACGCCCGTCGCTGCGGTAGCGCCACAGGCTGTGCTGATTCTCGAAGGCGACCAGGCGGCCGCGGCCGTCGGGATCGACCACCATCGCTTCTGAATCGCGATACTTCTTGAAGGTGGGATAGCCCGGACCGTCCGGAAGCTCACTGACCAGCGCTTTCCCGCTCCCGCTGCCTGGACGCGAAAAGGTGACCAGCGCGCCGCTGTCGCTCAGCGCCTGCAGCCTGCCGTCGGGCAGTACCGCCAGGGCCGACAGGCCCGCGACCCGGCCGTCGTCCGAGCCGAGGGTCCACGCCCCGGTGATGGCAGGACCGCGCCCGGCCGGCGACCCGAGGGAAAGCGGTTCGAGGGTCAGCTGGGCGATCCGGTCGGGACGCGGCGTGCGATCGGGAAGCGCCGATGGCCTGTCGCTCGCCAGCAACAGAAAAGCACCCAGAATCAGCAACATGCTTAACCAATGCTGCAAACGCCATTCAGCGTCGTTCAAGCGCGAATCGAGCATAAGCTACTCAACGGATGGGTCTTTCCCCCTGTCGGCCCATCCGCCCGTGTCCCTCGCGTCGCGTATCGAGGGGGGCTCGACGGTCGGTTGCGTATCGCCGTCGAGCCCATCCTAGGGGCCTCATTTGCCGAGATCGAACAAGCCAGCGAGCTGCTCGACCAATGCGCCGCCCAGTTGCTCGGCGTCCATGATGGTCACCGCGCGATCGTAATAGCGGGTCACGTCGTGGCCGATGCCGATCGCCGCCAGTTCGACCGGGGAGCGCGATTCGATCCAGCCGATCACCTGCCTCAGATGCTTTTCCAGATAAGCGCCGCCGTTGGCGCTGGCGGTCGAATCGTCGACCGGGGCGCCGTCGCTGATCACCATCAGGATGCGCCGTTCCTCGGGCCGCGCGATCAGCCGCGAATGCGCCCACAGCAAAGCCTCGCCGTCGATATTCTCCTTCAGCAGCCCTTCGCGCATCATCAGCCCGAGGTTCTTGCGGGCGTGGCGGTAGGGTTCGTCGGCGCGCTTGTAGACGATGTGGCGGAGGTCGTTGAGGCGGCCGGGCGCGGGCGGGCGGCCTTCGGTCAGCCAATGCTCGCGGCTCTGCCCGCCCTTCCACGCGCGGGTGGTGAAGCCGAGCACCTCGGTCGCCACGCCGCAGCGCTCCAGCGTGCGGGCGAGGATGTCGGCGCAGATCGCGGCGATCGAGATCGGCCGCCCGCGCATCGAGCCCGAATTGTCGATCAGCAGGCTGACGATGGTGTCCTTGAATTCGGTTTCGCGCTCGATCTTGTAGGAGAGCGAATGGCCGGGCGAGACGATCACCCGCGCCAGCCGGGCGGCATCGAGCAGGCCTTCTTCCTGATCGAAGTCCCACGAGCGCGCCTGTTGCGCCATCAGCCGTCGCTGCAACCGGTTGGCGAGCCGCGTAACCACTCCGCTGAGCGCGCTCATCTGCGTGTCGAGATAGGCGCGCAGGCGGTTCAGTTCCTCCTCGTCGGTGAGGTCGGAGGCTTCGACCACCTCGTCGAAGCGAGTCGTGAAGGGGCGATAATCGCGGCTCAGTTCGGGGTCGGTGGGACGGCGGTTGGGCCGCGTCGCGACATTGCTGTCGCCTTCCTGGCCCGGCTCCGAATCCTCGTCGTCGCTGTCCTGTTCCTCGAAA
Coding sequences within it:
- a CDS encoding phosphoesterase, which produces MPGPPLILGHFDADGLAAVAILARSIPGAEVRLVGKGETPWTDAVRAELEGRRPPAIIATDLGVREGDILPGTPACLIDHHVPTGTPGEALVLSGNGDEPEPTSALLAFWACGSPDGLLWLAAIGLIGDMAEDKGFAELEAAQKRYGKTALRNAVSLVNAPRRTAAADASPALALLMTCDSPKELLSGTHPETALLLAAKEEVKAEMELARRVAPRVRGEVALIPLDSPCQVHPLIAQQWRTRLKDKVVIAANKAYRPGWVHFAARTGAGHDLIRFFAERRPDGVGTEYGSGHKAASGGALRIADWNRFVADLGFPEEQIA
- the uvsE gene encoding UV DNA damage repair endonuclease UvsE → MTTDPNRPLRLGFPVKVMGVPGLKSSDTRRWQKDPHLKCSLEHLDLVLDYLKKVEIDMYRLSSDIAPYATHPDMPQFHRQVEESDAELVAFGKKARELDIRLSFHPSQYVLLNSPNPELTRKSIWDLSSQAEMLDRMGCGPEAVLVTHVGGVYDDREAARARWLDGYAQCPEHVQRRLVLENDDIRFSAADVLWITERCGVRCVFDYQHFWCLNPERLDMRDTFEKFLATWPDGVRPKMHFSSPRTELREVKRKITPKQREAAMAGKAAKSKELTRAPVKATARVKTVLLPPIWTGHSDFTNPFEFATFMRTMEGLEFDVMMEGKAKDVSIIKLRPDLLRYAPDVAARFGIHPDDAEEMAAAEKALEDGVGAEQEPDVDEGGLVAAPEEEMA
- a CDS encoding calcium-binding protein — encoded protein: MARLILTEPGEDVDVGGNVTVIGTTSGGEVITIIRGNVVLDPSFNAGGDTVRLQDLASTFTVRISGANAVLIGATSSVTIPIGSSGLQVAFDDVIRTLRFDTALGVAKLGDQTITISETGVIPVGATGQLLGTEGNDILNGTAGNDVIDGLGGNDTINGLGGDDFIRGGLGDDTLSGGAGDDQIIGGAGNDRIIDDEGTYAVLDGGTGNDHISVNNLAITSLNVTGGEGDDLIELTLGTAGFAIVSGGNGADRVVVSSGQGMEVSVSLGAGRDELVLPAGSLGNGNFGFTIVRDFEVGSNGDKVDLASALNGYLTNYTPGSNPFASGHLRLIDFFGNAYLQVDRDGAAGPNTTFSDLINFAGIDKNALTAANFNGFDPAASIASASVSSLGFAAESEPEPVAVAPTEYIGHFDYSPPQHLGSLIDHGGYFFLV
- a CDS encoding calcium-binding protein, which gives rise to MARVILTQAGEDVDVGGDLSVIGTLSGGEVITILRGTVTLDPSFNAGGDTVRLPDDAGFYTVRLVGAAAILTGLGLSVSIPVGSAGLQVSFNDVSRTLLFDSASSRVKLGDQIVTSTSAKVAPAGGFPTLTGTEGPDVISGTEGADVIDGLGGADRINGGPGNDVLRGGAGGDDLDGSFGSDQLYGGPGDDRIYDDEGASAYLDGGTGNDWLSVMNVAGTRFDLIGGDGDDLIEAVVGLVGNAVIDGGAGADRLVLLSLGMPIAATLGSGRDQLVLGEYALDEGQFGVVTVADFQPGAFGDTVEFLRALSTTTLNWDQSGNPFASGHLWLIDREGSAVLQLDRDGTASAHGFRDVIIFSGVSAASFTRENMEGFDPRPAAQQGHASDIAIEAPHPSMIALEIQAFA
- a CDS encoding DNA gyrase inhibitor YacG; this translates as MPAKLKPCPLCAKPAHQDHAPFCSRGCKDRDLLQWLGEGYRIPGPPADPGLDSDEGAR
- a CDS encoding ribonuclease, with product MTEWLTEQGIGERRFVRIAGDEITDARIHLEGTPSAGELRQARIRAVRPQALASDGQVEFLLPGGAGGLPEGASAWIEVTREPIPGGEPWKRPLARVVEAGAATLAPDSESLPFPNPDDVLERAGWSDLLEEARSGLIAFPGGTLRVSVTPAMTLIDVDGVGRPADLAEAAAKAAAAAIRRHAIGGSIGIDFPTVSGREVRQRIGEMVDAGLEKPFERTAVNGFGFLQIVRPRRFPSLFELAADRPGFEARALLRQAARLVGLVRLDCHPAVAAALRPEWLEQLGRQVGGNVTLRENAALAISGGHASQA
- a CDS encoding Maf family protein; this encodes MRLVLASASPRRVDLLARIGVTPDAIRPADIDEEPAEGELPRPHALRLASEKAAAVAALEPDALVLAADTVVAVGRRILPKVEDEATLRECMTLLSGRRHKVLTGVALAAPRQKLRTRLVETVIAMKNLSAEEIDFYAGHGEWRGKAGGYALQGYGEVYVRFMAGSWSNVVGLPLAETRHLLKAAGYPLA